Part of the Gammaproteobacteria bacterium genome is shown below.
GTAGCGCCGGAACTGGTCATTGTCATGCAAACATTGCAATAATGTTTGCATGACATGGCATGCGCCTGGTTTGCCTCATACCCGGGATGTTGCGGACATCCTGGCAGAGTTGCGTGTGTCTGAAAACGGACTGGACGACCCTGAAGCCGGTCGACGCCTGGAGCAGGTCGGATTTAACCGTTTGCCGGTGGCAAGGCCTGCGTCAATCGGCAGGATTTTCGTTCGCCAATTCAAAAACCCCCTGATCTACATCCTGTTAGCGGCAGCCGCGTTATCCGTGTTTGTTGGTGAATTGATTGACGCCGGGTTTATTGCCGTTGTGCTGTTGTTCAATGCAGTCATTGGAACGGTTCAGGAGTACCAGGCAGAAAAAAGTGCACAATCCCTGCAGCAGATCCTGGCGTCGGTTACCCGTGTACGTCGTAACGGCAGTGTTCGTGAGCTACCGGTAGAGCAACTGGTCCCTGGTGACATCGTCTTGCTGGAATCCGGTGACAGGGTGCCTGCTGATGCCCGTGTCATGACCTCGGTAGCACTGGAGGTTGACCAGTCATTGTTGACCGGTGAGTCGCTATCCCAGGACAAGTTCGCGCAAGTCATTGGTGATATCGAAGCGACACTGGCAGATCAGTCCAACATGGTGTTTGCCGGAACCATCATCTTGCGTGGTCGCAGCGAAGTCCTGGTTACCGCAACCGGAATGACAACGCAGCTCGGCGCCATTGCTGATGTTGTCAGCCGCGGTGAGCGGGAAACGCCGCCGCTGATCCGGCGCATGGAGCAGCTTACGCGGCGCATTGGTTTTGCCTATGTTTTTGTTGTCGTGTTGATGGTTGCAATCGCGGCAATTCAGCAAAAAGATATTCTGAATGTTCTGCTGGTAACCATTGCCCTGGCAGTTGCAGCAATACCGGAAGGCTTGCCAGTGGCTATTACCGTCGCATTAAGCGTTGGCATGCGCCGAATGGCCAAATCAAATGTAATTGTTCGTCGCCTGGTGGCGGCGGAGACACTGGGCTCCTGTACCTGTATAGCCTCAGACAAGACCGGCACGCTGACGGTAAATGAAATGACCGTCAAGCGATTGTTATTGCCTGGTAATACAGAACTGGATGTTTCAGGCGAAGGACTGTCGCCTGACGGCGAGATTCGTCTTCAGCCGGATGCCTTGGCAGGAGTCGGCGATGTCGTGCTGGAACTGTCACGCGCAGCAGCGCTTTGTAATGACGCCAGTATTACGTGGTCCGGAGGAGATGCTCGTGCAACCGGGGACCCGGTGGACATTGCCTTGCTGGTATTGGCCAAAAAAGCCGGCTTTGAGCCCGGCGAAATCGCAACCCGGTTTGAACGCCTTGGCAGTATTCCGTTTGAACCGGAGAACCGGTTTGCGGCAACGCTGCATCGCAGGAACGGCCGCAACCAGGTATTGGTAAAAGGCGCTGTCGAGCGAGTCCTGGATATGTGTACAACCATGCTGGATGTATCGGGAATGATTGATCTCGATCAGCAGCAGGTTGAACAGGCAGCAAACACGTTGGCAGGACAGGGATACCGGGTGCTGGCACTGGCGCAGGCCGATAGTTCTGCAGATGTGATTGAAGAAAAAGAATTGCGCGGTATGTGTTTTCTCGGGCTTGTCGGAATGATCGATCCACCTCGGCCTGAAGCGCGGCAGGCTATCGCGCAATGTCACAGTGCCGGGATCAGGGTGGTAATGGTTACCGGTGATCATCCTGGTACCGCCGAAGCCATAGCCCGTCAACTGGGAATGACAGAAGGCGAAGCAAAAGTCATTACAGGTCGTCAATTGCATCACCTGAAGAGTGCTGACGTTAATGAATATGAGAACGTCATTACTGAAACGGATGTTTTTGCCCGTGTTGATCCGGTAGACAAGCTCGATATTGTCAAGGTGTTGAGTAGAAAGGGTCACTATGTCGCGGTAACAGGAGACGGCGCCAATGATGCGCCGGCACTGCGAACCGCGCACGTGGGCGTTGCCATGGGCAGAAAGGGTACCGATGTTGCCAGGGAGTCAGCAGAGCTGGTGCTGACCGATGATAACTTCGCCTCTCTTGTCGAGGGCATCCGGCAGGGACGCGTAGCCTACAATAACGTGCGCAAGGTTGTATTTCTGCTGGTCTCCACCGGTATGGCAGAAGTGATCATGTTTCTAGCGGCGCTGCTGGCCGGGTTACCGTTACCATTTACTGCCGTACAACTGCTGTGGCTCAACCTTGTTACCGAAGGTATCCAGCATGTCGGCCTCGCTTTTGAAAAAGCGGAGGGCGATGAAATGAAAAAGCCACCACGTTCACCGAAAGAGTCCGTGTTTAACCGGGTAATGATTGAGCGAACCCTGTTGTCTGCATCCTATATGGCGGTGTGTGCATTCATCATGTACAAAACACTTCTGGACAGTGGTTATACAGTCGAGCAGTCCCGCAATTTTGCACTGTTGTTGATGGTTTTGTTTGAAAATGTCCAGGTACTCAACGCCAGGTCGGAATCACGCTCGCTGGCGTCTTATAGTCTGTTCAGTAACCCGTTATTGTTGATTGGTACGGCCATGGCGCAGCTTGTCCATATCGGCGCAATGTATGTGCCGGGAATCAACAAAGTGCTGGATGTTCAGCCGGTGAGCCTGAAATCATGGCTTGCCCTGCTGGTTGTTGCAGTTGGCCTGGTTGTATTGATGGAAGCCCACAAGATAGTATTGCGCCGGCGCAATTCCTGAGCGAAGCATGCAACAAGAAAAGAATTTATCCAGCCTGAAAAACTATATCATAGTCACCGTAGCGTACTGGGCATTTACCCTGAGTGACGGCGCGCTGCGCATGCTGGTGCTTTTGCATTTTCATGGTATTGGCTATAACGCGTTCCAGGTGGCCATGCTGTTCCTGTTGTACGAGTTTTTCGGCATGGTATCCAATCTTGTCGGTGGCTGGGTTGCGGCCCGCCTTGGTATCCGAAGCACCTTGCTGACCGGCCTGGCGTTGCAGGTTATTGCGCTCATGATGCTTTCGATGCTTGACCCTGGCTGGGTAATATCCGTATCGATTACCTACGTGATGATTGCCCAGGCGCTGTCCGGAATCGCCAAGGACCTGACAAAGATGAGCGCCAAGAGTGGCGTGCGGCTGGTCAGCGGGGAAGCCGGGGGACAGCTGTATCACTGGGTAGCGGTGCTGACTGGGTCAAAGAACGCATTAAAAGGAGCCGGTTTTTTCGTCGGTGGCATGTTGTTAACTTTCGCGGGATTTGTCGGCAGCCTGTGGATATTGTCGGCAATGTTGATGGCCGCATTACTGTACGCAATGGCATTGCCGACTGCTGTCGGCAGGGTAAAAACTAAGCCACGATTCAGTTCGCTTTTTTCAAAGAGCCCGTTGATCAATTCATTGTCGTGGGCGCGCCTGTTTTTGTTTGGTTCCCGTGACGCCTGGTTTGCCGTGGGCTTGCCGTTATACCTGGTTAATGGCCAGGGCTGGACGGCTGCACAAGTCGGATCGTTCATGGCGGCATGGGTAATCGGCTATGGAATTGTCCAGGCTTCGACGTCGTGGCTGTTTCGTGACAGGACGCCTGGTGCCGGAACATCGCTGGCGTGGATATCAGCGTTGACCTTGCTCACACTGGTCATTGTAATCATGTTGAATACCGGGCTGGACGCGTTGACCGTAATCCTGGCCGGGCTGACGGCATTCGCAGCATTGTTTGCGGTTAACTCGGCAATCCATTCGTTCCTGGTGCTGGCCTATTCAGATAGTGACAACGTGACATTGAATGTCGGTTTCTATTATATGGCCAATGCTGCCGGGCGACTGATCGGAACCCTGTTATCCGGCGCCGCATACTATTGGCAAGGTATTAACGGCTGCCTCGCGACGGCGACAATGATGTTGGTCGTGTCAGCCGTGCTGTCTTTACGGCTTCGAGTTATAGAAAGCAGGCAGCCTGATCAGTTTGACCAGGTTTCCCGGAGAAACTGAAAAGGCGACCACCCTTTGGGTGATCGCCTTGATCGGATTGATGCGACCAGTCGATTTCAGAAGATGTCGTTTCTGTTAGCGATCGTACTCCGGTGACGCCGCGATCTTGTGAATGCTCAGGTCGGCGCCGTTAAATTCGTCTTCCTGGCTCAGGCGCAGACCAATTGCAGCCTTGATGGCACCATAAACGATAAATCCGCCGGCGGTTGCAATGGTAACGCCTATGATTGTACCGAGAGCCTGGGCGCCAAAGCTGACTCCACCCATTCCGCCCAGCGCCTGCAGGCCGAAGATGCCAGCAGCAATACCGCCCCATGCGCCGCACAAGCCGTGCAGTGGCCACACACCCAGCACGTCATCAATTTTCCACTTGTTCTGGGTAAGCGTGAATGCCCAGACGAACAAGGCGCCGGCAATTCCACCAGTCAGGAATGCACCAATCGGGTGCATGATGTCTGACCCGGCGCAGACAGCCACCAAGCCGGCCAGTGGACCGTTGTGAATAAAGCCCGGGTCATTCCTGCCTGCCAGTAACGAGGCGAGAATGCCGCCCACCATGGCCATCAGCGAATTAACCGCCACCAGGCCGCTGATACCGTCGATGGCCTGGGCGGACATTACGTTGAAACCAAACCAGCCCACGGTCAGGATCCAGGCGCCCAATGCCAGGAACGGAATGCTGGAAGGCGGGTGAGCTGCCACTTGGCCTTCCTTATTGTATCGGCCTTTTCGCGCGCCTAGCAGGATGACGGCGCCCAGGGCCAGCCAACCACCCATGGCATGGACCACTACGGAGCCGGCAAAATCATGAAACGGGACCCCGAACATCTGCTGAATCCAGTCCTGCATGCCAAACTTGTTGTTCCAGGTCATGCCTTCGAACAAGGGGTAGACAAGCCCGACCAGTATGGCGGTGGCAAGCAGCTGTGGGTAAAACCGGGCACGTTCGGCGATGCCGCCGGAAATTATCGCCGGTATGGCGGCAGCAAAGGTCAGCAGAAAAAAGAATTTCACCAGCTGGTAGCCGTTCTGGCTGGCCAGGGTTTTGGCATCAGCAAAAAAATCAATGCCGTAGGCGATGCCATATCCGACGAGAAAATAGGCGACTGTTGACATGGCAAAGTCCGTAATGATTTTCACCAATGCGTTG
Proteins encoded:
- a CDS encoding HAD-IC family P-type ATPase encodes the protein MTWHAPGLPHTRDVADILAELRVSENGLDDPEAGRRLEQVGFNRLPVARPASIGRIFVRQFKNPLIYILLAAAALSVFVGELIDAGFIAVVLLFNAVIGTVQEYQAEKSAQSLQQILASVTRVRRNGSVRELPVEQLVPGDIVLLESGDRVPADARVMTSVALEVDQSLLTGESLSQDKFAQVIGDIEATLADQSNMVFAGTIILRGRSEVLVTATGMTTQLGAIADVVSRGERETPPLIRRMEQLTRRIGFAYVFVVVLMVAIAAIQQKDILNVLLVTIALAVAAIPEGLPVAITVALSVGMRRMAKSNVIVRRLVAAETLGSCTCIASDKTGTLTVNEMTVKRLLLPGNTELDVSGEGLSPDGEIRLQPDALAGVGDVVLELSRAAALCNDASITWSGGDARATGDPVDIALLVLAKKAGFEPGEIATRFERLGSIPFEPENRFAATLHRRNGRNQVLVKGAVERVLDMCTTMLDVSGMIDLDQQQVEQAANTLAGQGYRVLALAQADSSADVIEEKELRGMCFLGLVGMIDPPRPEARQAIAQCHSAGIRVVMVTGDHPGTAEAIARQLGMTEGEAKVITGRQLHHLKSADVNEYENVITETDVFARVDPVDKLDIVKVLSRKGHYVAVTGDGANDAPALRTAHVGVAMGRKGTDVARESAELVLTDDNFASLVEGIRQGRVAYNNVRKVVFLLVSTGMAEVIMFLAALLAGLPLPFTAVQLLWLNLVTEGIQHVGLAFEKAEGDEMKKPPRSPKESVFNRVMIERTLLSASYMAVCAFIMYKTLLDSGYTVEQSRNFALLLMVLFENVQVLNARSESRSLASYSLFSNPLLLIGTAMAQLVHIGAMYVPGINKVLDVQPVSLKSWLALLVVAVGLVVLMEAHKIVLRRRNS
- the arsJ gene encoding organoarsenical effux MFS transporter ArsJ, with amino-acid sequence MQQEKNLSSLKNYIIVTVAYWAFTLSDGALRMLVLLHFHGIGYNAFQVAMLFLLYEFFGMVSNLVGGWVAARLGIRSTLLTGLALQVIALMMLSMLDPGWVISVSITYVMIAQALSGIAKDLTKMSAKSGVRLVSGEAGGQLYHWVAVLTGSKNALKGAGFFVGGMLLTFAGFVGSLWILSAMLMAALLYAMALPTAVGRVKTKPRFSSLFSKSPLINSLSWARLFLFGSRDAWFAVGLPLYLVNGQGWTAAQVGSFMAAWVIGYGIVQASTSWLFRDRTPGAGTSLAWISALTLLTLVIVIMLNTGLDALTVILAGLTAFAALFAVNSAIHSFLVLAYSDSDNVTLNVGFYYMANAAGRLIGTLLSGAAYYWQGINGCLATATMMLVVSAVLSLRLRVIESRQPDQFDQVSRRN
- a CDS encoding ammonium transporter — translated: MDVLKSGTDTLFVLLGAIMVLAMHAGFAFLEVGTVRGKNQVNALVKIITDFAMSTVAYFLVGYGIAYGIDFFADAKTLASQNGYQLVKFFFLLTFAAAIPAIISGGIAERARFYPQLLATAILVGLVYPLFEGMTWNNKFGMQDWIQQMFGVPFHDFAGSVVVHAMGGWLALGAVILLGARKGRYNKEGQVAAHPPSSIPFLALGAWILTVGWFGFNVMSAQAIDGISGLVAVNSLMAMVGGILASLLAGRNDPGFIHNGPLAGLVAVCAGSDIMHPIGAFLTGGIAGALFVWAFTLTQNKWKIDDVLGVWPLHGLCGAWGGIAAGIFGLQALGGMGGVSFGAQALGTIIGVTIATAGGFIVYGAIKAAIGLRLSQEDEFNGADLSIHKIAASPEYDR